The Tistrella bauzanensis DNA segment ACGGGTCACCCGGACCACACACTGCCCGGGCCGCCGCGTCCCCCGCCGCAGACGGAGTCACCCCGATGCCCGCCACCATTCGTGATGTCGCCAACCGCGCCGGCGTGTCGGTCGCGACCGTGTCGCGGCTGCTGAACGGCACCGGCCGGGTGGGGCCTGATGCGGCGGCACGGGTGCAGGCCGCCGTCGCCGAGCTGGGCTTCCGGCCCAACGGCATGGGTCGCAGCCTGAAATCGCGGCGCAGCCGGCTGATCGGGGTGATGATCCCGTCACTGGGAAATCCGGTCTTCGCCGATGCCGTCGCCGGTATCGAGGCCGAGGCCCGCGCCGCCGGCTTCACCCTGCTGTTCGGCGTGTCGAATTACGATGCCGCCGAGGAACAGCGCGCGGTCGAGGCGCTGCTGGCCTATCGGGTCGATGGCATGATCCTGACGGTGGCCGCCCCCGCAACCAGCCCGGCCCTGGACAGCCTGGATCAGGCCGGGCTGCCCCATGTGCTGATCTACAACCAGCCGGCCCCGACCCGCGCCGTGCCGACGGTGACGGTCGACAATGTCGCCGCCGGCCGGGCGGTGGCGCTGCATATGGTGGCGCTGGGCCATCGGCGGCTGGGGATGATCACCGGTGCGCTGGGCGGATCGGACCGGGCAGCCGCGCGCCTGGCCGGCTTCCTCGACGGCGCCCGCGCCTCGGGGCTTCCCCGGCCTTGTGTGCATGAGGTGGATTTCGAGGCGCCCGACCCGGATGCGGCGCTCAAAGCCTTCGCCAGCGGCCCCGACGGCCTGCCGACGGCGCTGTTCTGTTCCAATGACTGGCTGGCGATCGCCACCATCGGCGCGCTGACCCGGCAGGGCCTGTCGGTGCCGGGCGATGTCAGTGTCTTCGGCTTCGACGGCATCGCGCTGGGCGCCCATCTGAACCCGCCACTGGCCACCGTGGTTCAGCCGTCACGGGCGATGGGGGGCATCGCCGCCCGCCATCTGATCGCGCTGATGACGGCCGATGGCGACCGGCCTGCCCCCGGCAGTGCCCCGCCCGGCAGTGCTCCGGGCCATCACCTGCTGCCCTTCACCCTCAGGCCCGCCGGCTCCGCCGGTCCGGTCTGTTTCACCCGACCCACGCCATCCATGGCACCGGTCGAGACGACGGGGAACGCCGCCAAGCAAGCCCCCGCCGCCTCACCGGTCGCCGACCTGGACCTGTCGACAAGGACAAGCTGACCCATGATCGGAACCGCTCTGAAATCGATGACCGTCGCGGCCGGGCTGATCCTAGCCGCCGCCGCGACCCCGGCGCAAGATGCCGCCGCCGCCGATGCCATCTGCTATAACTGCCCGCCGG contains these protein-coding regions:
- a CDS encoding LacI family DNA-binding transcriptional regulator, with the protein product MPATIRDVANRAGVSVATVSRLLNGTGRVGPDAAARVQAAVAELGFRPNGMGRSLKSRRSRLIGVMIPSLGNPVFADAVAGIEAEARAAGFTLLFGVSNYDAAEEQRAVEALLAYRVDGMILTVAAPATSPALDSLDQAGLPHVLIYNQPAPTRAVPTVTVDNVAAGRAVALHMVALGHRRLGMITGALGGSDRAAARLAGFLDGARASGLPRPCVHEVDFEAPDPDAALKAFASGPDGLPTALFCSNDWLAIATIGALTRQGLSVPGDVSVFGFDGIALGAHLNPPLATVVQPSRAMGGIAARHLIALMTADGDRPAPGSAPPGSAPGHHLLPFTLRPAGSAGPVCFTRPTPSMAPVETTGNAAKQAPAASPVADLDLSTRTS